A single Ignavibacteriales bacterium DNA region contains:
- the gnd gene encoding decarboxylating NADP(+)-dependent phosphogluconate dehydrogenase yields the protein MKSVKKADIAVIGIGVMGENLALNIESRGYSVIVYDKDDAKRAKLASGRASGRNITVAGSLQEVADSLSLPRKALIMVPAGKPVDAVIDDLVPFFQAGDIIIDGGNSHFPDSNRRTKYLGDKGMHFVGAGVSGGEEGALKGPSIMPGGSSEAWQYIKPIFQHIAAKAEDGNPCCDWVGEEGSGHFVKMVHNGIEYGDMQLLCEAYQIMKELIGLNHDEMYEIFKRWNEGELESYLVEITRDILAFKDEDGAPLVEKILDKAGQKGTGKWTVVSSLDLGAPLTLISEAVFARTLSSLKDQRSAASKVLKGPAVKLSVPRDQFIADLGKAVYAAKIISYAQGYILLRNAGAEYGWNLNYGGIASMWRGGCIIRSVFLGKIKEAFNNNPDLGNLLLDPFFRDKIHSSQEGWRRVVSESVMNGIWVPALSSALTWFDGYRSEQLPANMLQAQRDYFGAHQYERVDKPRGEYFHTNWTGRGGDTTSSTYTL from the coding sequence GTGAAAAGCGTGAAAAAAGCAGACATTGCGGTTATCGGTATTGGTGTAATGGGGGAAAATCTTGCTCTGAACATTGAAAGCAGAGGCTACTCGGTTATTGTGTATGATAAGGATGATGCAAAACGTGCAAAACTTGCATCCGGGCGTGCTTCAGGCAGAAATATTACCGTAGCCGGCTCACTTCAGGAGGTCGCTGATTCACTTTCCCTCCCCCGTAAGGCACTGATCATGGTGCCGGCAGGTAAACCCGTAGATGCGGTTATTGATGATCTTGTACCATTTTTTCAGGCCGGGGATATTATTATCGACGGTGGCAATTCTCATTTCCCTGATTCTAACAGACGAACCAAATATCTTGGTGATAAGGGAATGCACTTTGTAGGGGCTGGTGTTTCCGGCGGAGAGGAAGGCGCGCTGAAAGGCCCCTCCATCATGCCCGGCGGTTCTTCTGAGGCATGGCAATATATAAAACCGATATTTCAGCATATTGCAGCCAAAGCTGAGGATGGCAATCCCTGTTGCGACTGGGTAGGGGAAGAGGGCTCAGGGCACTTCGTAAAAATGGTGCATAACGGTATTGAATATGGTGATATGCAGCTCCTCTGCGAGGCCTATCAGATTATGAAAGAACTTATCGGGCTGAATCATGATGAAATGTATGAAATCTTTAAACGCTGGAATGAGGGAGAACTGGAAAGTTACCTGGTTGAAATTACAAGAGATATTCTTGCATTTAAGGATGAGGACGGAGCCCCGCTGGTTGAAAAAATCCTGGATAAGGCAGGACAAAAAGGAACAGGAAAATGGACCGTGGTCTCCTCACTTGACCTTGGCGCTCCGCTCACATTAATATCAGAAGCGGTATTTGCCCGAACTCTTTCATCACTTAAGGATCAGAGAAGTGCTGCCTCTAAAGTGCTGAAGGGACCAGCAGTGAAACTTTCCGTACCCCGTGATCAGTTTATCGCGGATCTTGGCAAGGCTGTTTATGCAGCAAAAATTATTTCGTACGCGCAAGGATATATACTCCTAAGAAACGCGGGCGCTGAATACGGATGGAATCTGAATTACGGAGGTATTGCATCCATGTGGCGCGGCGGCTGCATTATCCGTTCGGTATTTCTCGGGAAAATAAAAGAAGCGTTTAATAACAATCCTGATCTCGGCAACCTGCTTCTTGATCCGTTTTTCCGTGATAAAATTCATTCTTCTCAGGAGGGGTGGCGCCGGGTGGTATCTGAATCGGTAATGAACGGCATCTGGGTTCCCGCGCTCTCAAGTGCGCTTACCTGGTTTGACGGCTACCGGAGTGAACAGCTCCCCGCAAATATGCTGCAGGCACAGCGTGATTACTTTGGCGCTCATCAGTATGAAAGAGTGGATAAACCGCGCGGAGAATATTTTCATACCAATTGGACAGGCAGAGGCGGGGATACAACTTCATCAACGTATACTCTGTAA
- the kduI gene encoding 5-dehydro-4-deoxy-D-glucuronate isomerase, with the protein MQVRYSLDPGSVRRLTTEELRGYFLIDTLFRPGTIEMVYSDIDRSVTGSAVPLAASLHLAATKKELAAEYFTERREIGVINTGGSGTVSLDGKIITLLNKDALYIGRGVKEILFASDHESEPAKFYFVSYPAHKEYPSRKIAMGEATQVKLGSSADANSRTIYKFIHPGLMPSCQIVMGLTILNEGSVWNTMPPHTHLRRSEVYMYFDLPEDAMVVHLMGEGNETRHLIVRNGQAVLSPSWSLHAGAGTRNYAFIWAMGGENQEFDDMDGIAIHDLR; encoded by the coding sequence ATGCAAGTACGTTATTCGTTAGACCCCGGAAGTGTCCGCAGATTAACTACTGAGGAACTCCGCGGCTATTTTCTTATTGATACACTTTTCAGACCCGGCACTATTGAGATGGTGTATTCAGACATTGACCGCTCAGTAACCGGATCTGCTGTTCCGCTCGCTGCTTCGCTGCATCTGGCAGCAACTAAAAAAGAACTGGCCGCGGAATATTTCACGGAAAGGCGGGAAATCGGTGTCATTAATACCGGAGGCAGCGGTACAGTTTCGCTGGACGGAAAGATAATTACACTGTTAAATAAGGATGCACTTTACATCGGCAGGGGGGTAAAAGAAATTCTGTTTGCCAGTGACCATGAATCTGAACCGGCAAAGTTTTATTTTGTAAGCTACCCTGCGCATAAGGAATATCCTTCGCGAAAAATTGCGATGGGTGAAGCCACACAGGTGAAACTTGGAAGCAGCGCGGATGCAAATTCCCGGACAATATATAAATTTATTCATCCCGGACTGATGCCCTCCTGCCAGATTGTTATGGGGCTGACCATCCTGAATGAGGGGAGCGTGTGGAATACCATGCCTCCGCATACTCATCTGAGGCGCTCTGAAGTATATATGTATTTTGACCTTCCGGAAGATGCTATGGTTGTTCATCTGATGGGAGAGGGGAATGAAACCCGTCATCTGATAGTAAGGAACGGGCAGGCGGTTCTTTCGCCGAGCTGGTCTCTTCATGCAGGTGCCGGAACACGTAATTATGCATTCATCTGGGCAATGGGGGGAGAAAATCAGGAATTTGATGATATGGATGGAATTGCAATACATGACCTCAGGTAA
- a CDS encoding SDR family oxidoreductase — protein sequence MNQLFRVDGKTALITGARRGIGRAFAASLAHAGADIVAVSKSSSAPETEKLVNDAGRNFTYYSCDFTSRESVYTLIKTLEENNTEIDILVNNAGTIQRRPAAEHPDEYWDEVIAANLSSQFILTREIAKGMLSRRGGKIIFVASLLSFQGGITVPGYAASKGGIKQLTMALANEWAAKGINVNAIAPGYISTDNTKALREDETRNNAILSRIPQGRWGTPEDLTGALIYLSSPASDYCNGSVITVDGGWMGR from the coding sequence ATGAATCAGCTGTTCAGGGTTGACGGAAAAACCGCTCTGATTACCGGTGCAAGAAGAGGAATAGGCCGCGCGTTCGCCGCTTCACTGGCTCATGCCGGAGCGGATATTGTTGCTGTGTCTAAAAGCAGTTCCGCGCCTGAAACGGAGAAACTGGTGAACGATGCCGGCAGAAATTTTACCTATTATTCATGTGATTTTACCAGCCGTGAATCAGTATATACACTCATAAAAACCCTTGAAGAAAACAATACAGAAATTGACATACTGGTAAATAACGCCGGTACCATTCAGCGCAGGCCGGCTGCCGAGCATCCGGACGAATACTGGGATGAAGTGATAGCCGCAAATCTGAGTTCGCAGTTTATTCTCACACGGGAAATTGCAAAGGGAATGCTTTCACGTCGCGGCGGAAAAATTATCTTTGTAGCTTCACTACTTTCATTTCAGGGTGGGATTACCGTTCCGGGGTATGCAGCGTCAAAAGGAGGCATAAAGCAGCTGACCATGGCGCTTGCGAATGAATGGGCAGCTAAAGGTATAAATGTAAATGCCATAGCCCCCGGATATATCTCTACGGACAATACCAAAGCTCTGAGGGAAGATGAAACACGGAACAATGCCATACTCAGCCGGATTCCTCAAGGCCGCTGGGGAACACCTGAAGACCTGACCGGAGCTCTGATTTATCTGAGCAGCCCGGCATCAGATTATTGCAACGGTTCAGTCATCACCGTAGACGGAGGCTGGATGGGCAGATAG
- a CDS encoding helix-turn-helix domain-containing protein, with protein sequence MRVFIIIFLANLCLFPAIQSEKVDSLLKIWNSQKFPEADEAAGQLIVLMYVADFESGLALSRRLLRESVHHQNKSLYINTLIHSYRFHVFDTKFRMLNEAADLARSENLPELQAAAYTFKSIIFRDNSMPDSAMMYALMAKTILSDIQSNSSLDEINQLIADMHFFAGEYDEAEKIYQQLMEQEKNFAKHWRFITLRSNLGLIKFRQNKLDEAESYFLTAFEKLTAPPMSASDSSGMVYHFRKLMEVNLAKGDYKKGEEYCENGKYYAEKFKQFAELPGLYIGYAEILRHKSKFDSAKAVLSLAEQLEKEYSDIRYKEAINRERAYTFKAAGDYRQAVNYLEQWVAVSKTADSIFNRAKILHIYAEHNHQILQHRAEGLQREKNLIIGILFISIASFLILIAYYFRLRKSHKLLVEKNLELAYSAASVPIPVVERMADEEEEEENADPVTVRTTDGTQGKKTIDETLLRELSAKLNHLIQEEKIYLVHDLTTANAAERLGTNRTYLSQAVHHGSGMTFPDLINGHRVREAIQIMNSDESRSLTIDSIAERSGFNNRVTFSKVFQKHTGVSPSFFMRDIWARNREAG encoded by the coding sequence ATGAGAGTATTCATAATCATATTCCTGGCGAATCTGTGCCTTTTTCCTGCAATTCAGTCAGAAAAGGTTGACAGTCTCCTGAAAATCTGGAATAGTCAGAAGTTTCCCGAGGCAGATGAAGCAGCCGGACAATTGATTGTCCTGATGTATGTAGCAGATTTTGAATCCGGCCTTGCACTCAGCCGCCGTCTGCTCAGGGAATCAGTTCATCATCAGAATAAATCTCTCTATATAAATACCCTGATTCACTCCTACCGGTTTCACGTTTTTGATACAAAATTCAGGATGCTCAATGAGGCGGCAGATTTAGCCAGGTCCGAAAATCTTCCCGAACTTCAGGCCGCGGCTTATACATTTAAGAGCATCATCTTCCGGGATAACTCTATGCCGGACTCCGCCATGATGTACGCGCTTATGGCAAAAACCATCCTTTCGGATATTCAGTCTAATTCCAGTCTTGACGAAATCAATCAGCTCATTGCCGATATGCACTTCTTTGCCGGTGAATATGATGAGGCCGAGAAAATCTATCAGCAGCTCATGGAGCAGGAGAAGAATTTTGCGAAACACTGGCGATTTATAACATTGCGCAGCAATCTTGGGCTGATAAAATTCCGGCAAAACAAGCTGGATGAAGCGGAGAGCTATTTCCTGACAGCTTTCGAAAAACTAACCGCTCCTCCAATGTCCGCAAGTGATTCAAGCGGAATGGTTTATCATTTCAGGAAACTGATGGAAGTAAATCTGGCAAAAGGTGATTATAAAAAAGGGGAAGAATATTGTGAGAATGGAAAATATTATGCAGAAAAGTTTAAGCAATTTGCCGAGCTCCCGGGTTTATACATCGGATATGCGGAAATTCTCAGGCACAAGAGCAAATTTGACTCAGCAAAAGCCGTACTAAGTCTTGCAGAGCAGCTTGAAAAAGAATATTCAGACATCAGATATAAAGAAGCCATAAACAGAGAGCGGGCATATACGTTCAAAGCTGCCGGAGATTACAGGCAGGCGGTAAACTACCTTGAACAATGGGTTGCCGTTTCAAAAACCGCGGATTCCATTTTTAACCGGGCAAAGATTCTTCATATTTACGCTGAACATAATCACCAGATTTTACAGCATCGCGCTGAGGGTTTGCAGCGTGAAAAAAATCTGATTATCGGTATTCTTTTCATAAGCATAGCATCTTTTCTCATTCTGATTGCGTACTACTTCCGTCTGAGGAAATCCCATAAACTGCTTGTTGAAAAAAATCTTGAACTTGCTTACAGTGCAGCCAGTGTACCAATACCTGTTGTGGAACGCATGGCTGATGAAGAGGAGGAAGAAGAAAATGCAGATCCCGTCACTGTAAGAACGACCGATGGTACACAGGGCAAAAAAACTATTGATGAAACCCTGCTCCGTGAACTTTCAGCAAAACTAAACCATCTCATCCAGGAAGAAAAAATCTACCTTGTTCACGACTTAACCACTGCAAATGCTGCGGAGCGGCTTGGGACAAACCGGACATATCTTTCTCAGGCAGTGCATCATGGCTCCGGCATGACATTCCCTGATCTCATCAATGGCCACAGAGTCCGCGAAGCGATCCAGATAATGAATTCGGATGAATCCAGATCGCTCACCATAGACAGCATAGCTGAAAGATCCGGTTTTAATAACCGCGTAACATTTTCGAAAGTATTTCAGAAACACACCGGAGTCTCCCCCTCCTTCTTCATGCGTGATATCTGGGCGAGAAACAGGGAGGCAGGTTAG